One window of Burkholderia vietnamiensis LMG 10929 genomic DNA carries:
- a CDS encoding Rrf2 family transcriptional regulator: MNTSSRFAFAVHVLALLSMQDGVPLSSEIIAGSVNTNPALIRRLLSMLAAAGLTTSQLGAGGGALLAREPGDISLLDVYRAVDDAQLFALHREAPNPACMVGRHIQGVLIDYIGDAQRAMEASLATRTLADVTADVLASEQRSGAG; the protein is encoded by the coding sequence ATGAATACCAGCAGCCGGTTCGCGTTTGCCGTGCACGTGCTTGCCTTGCTGTCGATGCAGGACGGCGTGCCGTTGTCGTCCGAGATCATCGCGGGCAGCGTGAACACGAACCCGGCGCTGATCCGGCGGCTGCTGTCGATGCTGGCGGCGGCCGGGCTGACCACGTCGCAGCTCGGCGCGGGCGGCGGGGCGCTGCTCGCGCGCGAGCCGGGCGACATCTCGCTGCTCGACGTGTATCGCGCGGTCGACGATGCGCAATTGTTCGCGCTCCATCGCGAGGCGCCGAATCCGGCGTGCATGGTCGGGCGGCACATCCAGGGCGTGCTGATCGACTATATCGGCGATGCGCAGCGCGCGATGGAAGCATCGCTCGCCACGCGCACGCTCGCCGACGTCACGGCGGACGTGCTCGCATCGGAGCAACGCAGCGGCGCGGGGTAG
- a CDS encoding ammonium transporter translates to MDGLKSGVDTLFLLIGAVMVLAMHAGFAFLELGTVRKKNQVNALVKILVDFSVSTLAYFFIGYTIAYGVEFFDDIGSLSQHNGYALVRFFFLLTFAAAIPAIVSGGIAERAKFNPQLVATMIIVGFIYPFFEGIAWHERFGVQAWLTHAFGAPFHDFAGSVVVHAFGGWVALPAVLLLGARHGRYAKDGRIAAHPPSNIPFLALGAWVLAVGWFGFNVMSAQTLDKISGLVAVNSLMAMVGGTLAAWMAGRNDPGFTYNGPLAGLVAVCAGSDVMHPIGALITGAAAGALFVAMFTCVQNKWRIDDVLGVWPLHGMCGALGGLAAGVFGMPALGGLGGVSFMSQLIGTLGGIAIATAGGTLVYGALKATVGLRLDREAEFDGADLSIHRISATPERD, encoded by the coding sequence ATGGATGGTCTGAAATCCGGCGTCGACACACTGTTCCTGTTGATCGGCGCCGTCATGGTGCTCGCGATGCACGCGGGCTTCGCTTTCCTCGAACTCGGCACGGTCCGCAAGAAGAACCAGGTCAACGCGCTGGTGAAGATCCTGGTCGACTTCTCGGTGTCGACGCTCGCGTACTTCTTCATCGGCTACACGATCGCGTACGGCGTCGAATTCTTCGACGACATCGGCTCGCTGTCGCAGCACAACGGCTACGCGCTGGTGCGCTTCTTCTTCCTGCTGACGTTCGCCGCGGCCATCCCGGCAATCGTGTCCGGCGGCATCGCGGAACGCGCGAAATTCAATCCGCAGCTCGTCGCCACGATGATCATCGTCGGCTTCATCTATCCGTTCTTCGAAGGGATCGCATGGCACGAGCGCTTCGGCGTGCAGGCGTGGCTCACGCACGCCTTCGGCGCGCCGTTCCACGATTTCGCGGGCTCGGTCGTCGTCCATGCCTTCGGCGGCTGGGTCGCGCTGCCGGCCGTGCTGCTGCTCGGCGCACGCCACGGCCGCTATGCGAAGGACGGCCGCATCGCCGCGCATCCGCCGTCGAACATTCCGTTCCTCGCGCTCGGCGCGTGGGTGCTGGCGGTCGGCTGGTTCGGCTTCAACGTGATGAGCGCGCAGACGCTCGACAAGATCAGCGGCCTCGTCGCCGTGAACTCGCTGATGGCGATGGTCGGCGGCACGCTCGCCGCGTGGATGGCCGGCCGCAACGACCCGGGCTTCACCTACAACGGCCCGCTCGCCGGCCTCGTCGCGGTGTGCGCGGGCTCCGACGTGATGCACCCGATCGGGGCGCTCATCACCGGCGCCGCGGCCGGCGCGCTGTTCGTCGCGATGTTCACCTGCGTGCAGAACAAGTGGCGCATCGACGACGTGCTCGGCGTGTGGCCGCTGCACGGCATGTGCGGCGCGCTCGGCGGCCTCGCGGCCGGCGTGTTCGGGATGCCCGCGCTCGGCGGCCTCGGCGGCGTGTCGTTCATGTCGCAGCTGATCGGCACGCTGGGCGGCATCGCGATCGCCACCGCGGGCGGCACGCTGGTGTACGGCGCGCTGAAGGCGACCGTCGGCCTGCGGCTCGATCGCGAAGCCGAGTTCGACGGCGCGGATCTGTCGATCCACCGCATCTCGGCGACGCCGGAGCGCGACTGA
- a CDS encoding PhoX family protein, with translation MPALPNASRRQALKILAGAPMLPLSGLALPALLTGCGGDDNPTATPAAAYTSAAFAAMAAPTLDNPGAMAATTVGSTLAVSFSDGSSRNFKLAYRPFFVTGDMVPDGKGGTILAGGYYDINNQPIIDRSVAGKERQFYSDCPDGSSLLTLKNANVAGVKGNTVFAVVQFEYTTRDQASASQYGQLPSPIAVITLDQDPATGALKVVKYHNVDTSKAHGLWITCGASLSPWGTHLSSEEYEPDATKAATDAQFKAFSRNTFGDETKANPYHYGHLPEITVNPDGTGTVKKHYCLGRISHELIQVMPDQRTVMMGDDATNGGLFMFVADKAADLSAGTLYVAKWTQTTSAGAGSATLTWIRIGHATSSEIETLANTLKASDIMDVATVDPADASYTKIHFGGKFNWIRVKPGMEKAAAFLETHRYAALIGGSMAFTKLEGTTVNARDKIVYSAMSRIETSMIKGNAVSRDVALDKKIAAGAVYALNLKGSQRDTTGAAIDSDWVPVDMSAPAALVGEDLAAADALGNLANPDKIANPDNLKFSEKLRTLFIGEDSGMHVNNFLWAYNVDTKVLTRVLSCPAGAESTGLHAVDEINGWTYIMSNFQHAGDWETPLHDKVKPTLDPLVRANFKDRFGASVGYLTAEPTSIKLAKA, from the coding sequence ATGCCCGCGTTGCCCAATGCTTCCCGTCGTCAGGCCCTGAAGATCCTCGCCGGGGCGCCGATGCTGCCCCTTTCCGGCCTCGCGCTGCCGGCCCTGTTGACCGGCTGCGGCGGCGACGACAATCCGACGGCCACGCCGGCCGCCGCCTATACGTCGGCCGCGTTCGCGGCGATGGCCGCGCCGACGCTCGACAATCCGGGCGCGATGGCCGCCACGACGGTGGGCTCGACGCTGGCGGTGTCGTTCTCGGACGGCTCGTCGCGCAACTTCAAGCTCGCGTACCGGCCGTTCTTCGTGACGGGCGACATGGTGCCGGACGGCAAAGGCGGCACGATCCTCGCGGGCGGCTACTACGACATCAACAACCAGCCGATCATCGACCGCTCGGTGGCCGGCAAGGAGCGCCAGTTCTATTCGGACTGTCCGGACGGCAGCTCGCTGCTCACGCTGAAGAACGCGAACGTGGCGGGCGTGAAAGGCAACACGGTGTTCGCCGTCGTGCAGTTCGAATACACGACGCGCGACCAGGCGAGCGCGTCGCAGTACGGCCAGCTGCCGTCGCCGATCGCGGTCATCACGCTCGACCAGGATCCTGCCACCGGCGCGCTGAAGGTCGTCAAGTATCACAACGTCGACACGTCGAAGGCGCACGGGCTGTGGATCACCTGCGGCGCGAGCCTGTCGCCGTGGGGCACGCACCTGTCGAGCGAGGAATACGAGCCGGACGCGACGAAGGCCGCGACCGACGCGCAGTTCAAGGCGTTCAGCCGCAACACGTTCGGCGACGAGACGAAGGCGAACCCCTACCACTACGGCCATCTGCCCGAGATCACGGTGAATCCGGACGGCACCGGCACGGTGAAGAAGCACTACTGTCTCGGCCGCATCTCGCACGAGCTGATCCAGGTGATGCCGGACCAGCGCACCGTGATGATGGGCGACGACGCGACCAACGGCGGCCTGTTCATGTTCGTCGCCGACAAGGCGGCCGACCTGTCGGCCGGCACGCTGTACGTCGCAAAATGGACGCAGACGACCTCGGCCGGCGCCGGCAGCGCGACGCTCACGTGGATCAGGATCGGCCATGCGACGAGCAGCGAGATCGAGACGCTCGCGAACACGCTGAAGGCGTCGGACATCATGGACGTCGCGACGGTCGATCCGGCCGACGCGAGCTATACGAAGATCCACTTCGGCGGCAAGTTCAACTGGATTCGCGTGAAGCCGGGGATGGAAAAGGCCGCCGCGTTCCTGGAGACGCACCGCTACGCGGCGCTGATCGGCGGCAGCATGGCGTTCACGAAGCTCGAGGGCACGACGGTCAACGCGCGCGACAAGATCGTCTACTCGGCGATGTCGCGGATCGAGACGTCGATGATCAAGGGCAACGCGGTGTCGCGCGACGTCGCGCTCGACAAGAAGATCGCCGCGGGCGCCGTCTACGCGCTGAACCTGAAGGGCAGCCAGCGCGACACGACGGGCGCCGCGATCGACAGCGACTGGGTGCCGGTCGACATGAGCGCGCCGGCCGCGCTGGTCGGTGAGGACCTGGCCGCCGCCGACGCGCTCGGCAACCTCGCGAACCCGGACAAGATCGCGAACCCCGACAACCTGAAGTTCTCGGAAAAGCTGCGCACGCTCTTCATCGGCGAAGACTCGGGCATGCACGTGAACAACTTCCTGTGGGCGTACAACGTCGACACGAAAGTGCTCACGCGCGTGCTGTCGTGCCCGGCGGGCGCCGAATCGACGGGCCTGCACGCGGTGGACGAGATCAACGGCTGGACCTACATCATGAGCAACTTCCAGCACGCGGGCGACTGGGAAACGCCGCTGCACGACAAGGTCAAGCCGACGCTCGATCCGCTCGTGCGCGCGAACTTCAAGGACCGCTTCGGCGCAAGCGTCGGCTATCTGACGGCCGAGCCGACCAGCATCAAGCTCGCGAAGGCCTGA
- a CDS encoding IclR family transcriptional regulator, with amino-acid sequence MSTSVTPPAPRDRESSPDEITALARGLAVLRRIAAADAPVSNRELTELTGIPKPTVSRITATLVSAGFLFQLPDSERFVLTASVLELSHGFLRNFDIRARSRPFMIELAERTSLSVHLAVRDRLDMVAIDVIRPRSAVLVTRLEIGSRMDIARTAVGRAYLAALEDDERDTLLDALRATAGDDWPLVSARLKSGLDEALRDGHALAVGEWREGLNAVAAGFVGPSGQRYSVNCGGASSQCAPEWLQEHVVPALHECIAKITREIGGSPARRSVV; translated from the coding sequence GTGTCGACATCTGTAACGCCTCCTGCGCCCCGAGATCGCGAATCGTCGCCGGACGAGATCACCGCCCTCGCGCGCGGTCTCGCCGTGCTGCGCCGCATCGCTGCGGCCGACGCCCCGGTCAGCAATCGCGAGCTGACCGAATTGACCGGCATCCCGAAGCCGACGGTGTCGCGCATCACCGCGACGCTCGTCAGCGCCGGCTTCCTGTTCCAGCTGCCGGACAGCGAACGCTTCGTGCTGACGGCGTCCGTCCTCGAGCTGAGCCACGGCTTCCTGCGCAACTTCGACATTCGCGCACGCTCGCGGCCGTTCATGATCGAACTGGCCGAACGCACGTCGCTGTCGGTGCACCTCGCGGTGCGCGACCGGCTCGACATGGTCGCGATCGACGTGATCCGGCCGCGCTCGGCGGTGCTGGTCACGCGTCTGGAAATCGGCTCGCGGATGGACATCGCGCGCACGGCGGTCGGCCGCGCGTATCTCGCGGCGCTCGAGGACGACGAGCGCGACACGCTGCTCGACGCGCTGCGCGCGACGGCCGGCGACGACTGGCCGCTCGTGTCGGCGCGCCTGAAATCCGGCCTCGACGAAGCGCTCCGCGACGGCCATGCGCTCGCGGTCGGCGAGTGGCGCGAAGGGCTGAACGCCGTTGCGGCCGGATTCGTCGGGCCGTCGGGCCAGCGCTATTCGGTGAACTGCGGCGGCGCGTCGAGCCAGTGCGCGCCCGAATGGCTGCAGGAACACGTGGTGCCCGCGCTGCACGAATGCATCGCGAAGATCACGCGCGAAATCGGCGGCTCGCCGGCGCGGCGCAGCGTCGTGTAA
- a CDS encoding MdtA/MuxA family multidrug efflux RND transporter periplasmic adaptor subunit: protein MDNQPKPTPPSKDPAPTAARRPRRTLAIGTLAVVIIGGLLWWHPWRRTPADATGAAGPASGAMAGGDHRGRGGPAAMANVPQPVSVATATQGEMPIVLSALGTVTPLANVTVKSQLSGYLQSVAFQEGQIVKKGDLLAQIDPRPYQVSLENAEGTHARDAALLATARLDLKRYQTLLSQDSIASQTVDTQASLVKQYEGTVKTDQAAIDSAKLNLTYARITAPVAGRVGLRQVDAGNYVTPGDTNGIVVITQLQPISVIFTTSEDNLPAILEQVNAGRKLSVTAYNRNNTVPLETGSLETLDNQIDTSTGTVKLRATFANAAGRLFPNQFVNTRLLIDVIRNATIVPTSAVLTGSIGQFVYVVKPDNTVTVRKVKTGPVDGERTSIVSGVALGERVVTDGSDRLREGSKISIPADKPNGASGAHGAGAAAGASGASGTTSASDASRTGAHRGGHHTGASHAAAASAP from the coding sequence ATGGACAACCAACCCAAGCCCACGCCCCCTTCGAAGGACCCTGCCCCCACTGCCGCACGGCGCCCGCGCCGCACGCTCGCGATCGGCACGCTCGCGGTCGTCATCATCGGCGGCCTGCTGTGGTGGCATCCGTGGCGGCGCACGCCCGCCGACGCAACCGGCGCCGCCGGCCCGGCGTCCGGCGCGATGGCCGGCGGCGACCATCGCGGCCGCGGCGGCCCCGCTGCGATGGCGAACGTGCCGCAGCCCGTGTCGGTCGCAACCGCGACGCAAGGCGAGATGCCGATCGTGCTGTCCGCGCTCGGCACCGTGACGCCGCTCGCGAACGTCACCGTCAAGAGCCAGTTGTCGGGCTACCTGCAGTCGGTCGCGTTCCAGGAAGGCCAGATCGTGAAGAAAGGCGACCTGCTCGCGCAGATCGACCCGCGCCCGTACCAGGTCTCGCTCGAGAACGCCGAAGGCACGCATGCGCGCGACGCGGCGCTGCTCGCGACCGCGCGTCTCGATCTGAAACGCTATCAGACGCTGCTGTCGCAGGACTCGATCGCATCGCAGACGGTCGACACGCAGGCGTCGCTCGTCAAGCAATATGAAGGCACGGTGAAAACCGACCAGGCCGCGATCGACTCCGCGAAGCTCAATCTCACGTACGCGCGCATCACCGCGCCGGTCGCGGGCCGCGTCGGCCTGCGTCAGGTCGACGCCGGCAACTACGTGACGCCGGGCGACACGAACGGGATCGTCGTCATCACGCAGCTGCAGCCGATCAGCGTGATCTTCACGACCTCGGAAGACAACCTGCCGGCGATCCTCGAGCAGGTGAACGCGGGCCGCAAGCTGTCGGTCACCGCCTACAACCGCAACAACACGGTGCCGCTCGAGACGGGCTCGCTCGAGACGCTCGACAACCAGATCGACACGAGCACCGGCACGGTGAAGCTGCGCGCCACGTTCGCGAACGCCGCGGGGCGGCTGTTCCCGAATCAGTTCGTCAACACGCGGCTGCTCATCGACGTGATCCGCAATGCGACGATCGTGCCGACCTCGGCGGTGCTGACCGGCTCGATCGGCCAGTTCGTGTACGTCGTCAAGCCCGACAACACGGTGACGGTGCGCAAGGTCAAGACCGGCCCGGTCGACGGCGAACGCACGAGCATCGTCAGCGGCGTCGCGCTCGGCGAGCGCGTGGTCACCGACGGCTCCGATCGCCTGCGCGAAGGCTCGAAGATCTCGATCCCCGCCGACAAGCCGAACGGCGCGTCGGGCGCACATGGGGCCGGCGCGGCAGCGGGTGCGTCGGGGGCTTCAGGCACAACCAGTGCATCGGACGCATCGCGCACGGGCGCCCATCGCGGCGGCCACCACACCGGCGCGTCGCACGCAGCGGCCGCGTCGGCCCCGTAA
- a CDS encoding MdtB/MuxB family multidrug efflux RND transporter permease subunit, whose product MNPSRLFILRPVGTALLMAAIMLAGLVALRFLPLAALPEVDYPTIQVQTFYPGASPEVMTSSVTAPLERQFGQMPSLNQMSSQSSAGASVITLQFSLDLPLDIAEQEVQAAINAAGNLLPSDLPAPPIYAKVNPADAPVITLAITSKTLPLTQVQDLTDTRLAMKISQIAGVGLVSLSGGNRPAVRIQANPTALAKYGMNLDDLRTTISNLNVNTPKGNFDGPTRAYTINANDQLTSADQYNDAVVAYKNGRPVMLTDVAQIVAGSENTKLGAWVNAEPAIILNVQRQPGANVIATVDAIKAQLPKLQETLPAALDVQIVTDRTTMIRAAVRDVQFELLLAVALVVLVMYLFLANVYATLIPSLSVPLSLIGTLAVMYMAGFSLNNLSLMALTIATGFVVDDAIVMIENIARYVEEGDSGLEAALKGSKQIGFTIISLTVSLIAVLIPLLFMGDVVGRLFHEFAITLAVTIVISAIVSLTLVPMMCATLLRHSPPHESHRFEARVHRAIDWVIARYAVALEWVLNRQRSTLVVALLTLALTALLYVYVPKGFFPAQDTGVIQAITQAPQSISYGAMAERQQALAAEILKDPNVESLTSFIGVDGTNITLNSGRMLINLKARDARSESAAQIIRDLQRRVANVTGISLFMQAVQDLTIDSTVSPTQYQFMLTSPNPEEFATWVPKLVARLQQEPSLADVATDLQSNGQSVYVEIDRASAARFGITPATVDNALYDAFGQRIVSTIFTQSNQYRVILESEPREQHYAQSLNDIYLPSAGGGQVPLASIATFHERPSPLLVAHLSQFPSTTISFNLARGASLGEAVKAIGAAEHDIGLPGSFQTRFQGAALAFQASLSNQLFLILAAIVTMYIVLGVLYESYIHPITILSTLPSAGVGALLALMITGHDLDIIGIIGIVLLIGIVKKNAIMMIDFALEAERVEGKPPREAIYQACLLRFRPILMTTLAALLGAVPLIVGAGAGSELRQPLGIAIAGGLIVSQVLTLFTTPVIYLGFDSLARRTRGWFERHGPGAGKRTGA is encoded by the coding sequence ATGAATCCATCCCGCCTGTTCATTCTCCGGCCGGTCGGCACTGCGCTGCTGATGGCTGCGATCATGCTGGCCGGCCTCGTCGCGTTGCGCTTCCTGCCGCTCGCCGCGCTGCCCGAAGTCGACTATCCGACGATCCAGGTCCAGACCTTCTATCCGGGCGCGAGCCCGGAGGTGATGACGTCGTCGGTCACCGCGCCGCTCGAGCGGCAGTTCGGGCAGATGCCGTCGCTGAACCAGATGTCGTCGCAGAGCTCGGCCGGCGCATCGGTGATCACGCTGCAGTTCTCGCTCGACCTGCCGCTCGACATCGCCGAGCAGGAAGTGCAGGCCGCGATCAACGCGGCCGGCAACCTGCTGCCGTCCGATCTCCCTGCCCCGCCGATCTATGCGAAGGTGAACCCGGCCGACGCGCCGGTGATCACGCTCGCGATCACGTCGAAGACGCTGCCGCTCACGCAGGTGCAGGACCTGACCGACACGCGCCTCGCGATGAAGATCTCGCAGATCGCGGGCGTCGGCCTGGTGAGCCTGTCGGGCGGCAACCGGCCGGCCGTGCGGATCCAGGCGAACCCGACCGCGCTCGCGAAGTACGGGATGAACCTCGACGATCTGCGCACGACGATCTCGAACCTGAACGTCAACACGCCGAAGGGCAATTTCGACGGCCCGACGCGCGCCTACACGATCAACGCGAACGACCAGCTCACGAGCGCCGACCAGTACAACGACGCGGTGGTCGCATACAAGAACGGCCGCCCGGTGATGCTCACCGACGTCGCGCAGATCGTCGCCGGCTCGGAGAACACCAAGCTCGGCGCCTGGGTGAATGCGGAGCCGGCGATCATCCTGAACGTGCAGCGCCAGCCGGGCGCGAACGTGATCGCGACCGTCGACGCGATCAAGGCGCAGTTGCCGAAGCTCCAGGAGACGCTGCCGGCCGCGCTCGACGTGCAGATCGTCACCGACCGCACGACGATGATCCGCGCCGCCGTGCGCGACGTGCAGTTCGAGCTGCTGCTCGCGGTCGCGCTGGTCGTGCTGGTGATGTACCTGTTCCTCGCGAACGTGTACGCGACGCTCATCCCGAGCCTGTCGGTGCCGCTGTCGCTGATCGGTACGCTGGCGGTGATGTACATGGCCGGCTTCTCGCTGAACAACCTGTCGCTGATGGCGCTCACCATCGCGACCGGCTTCGTCGTCGACGATGCGATCGTGATGATCGAGAACATCGCGCGCTACGTCGAGGAAGGCGACTCCGGGCTCGAGGCCGCGCTAAAGGGTTCGAAGCAGATCGGCTTCACGATCATCTCGCTGACGGTGTCGCTGATCGCCGTGCTGATCCCGCTGCTGTTCATGGGCGACGTGGTCGGACGCCTGTTCCACGAATTCGCGATCACGCTCGCGGTGACGATCGTGATCTCGGCGATCGTGTCGCTCACGCTCGTGCCGATGATGTGCGCGACGCTGCTGCGCCATTCGCCGCCGCATGAAAGCCATCGCTTCGAAGCGCGCGTGCACCGCGCGATCGACTGGGTGATCGCCCGCTACGCGGTCGCGCTCGAATGGGTGCTGAACCGCCAGCGCTCGACGCTGGTGGTCGCGCTGCTCACGCTCGCGCTGACCGCGCTGCTCTACGTGTACGTGCCGAAGGGCTTCTTTCCCGCGCAGGACACCGGCGTGATCCAGGCGATCACGCAGGCGCCGCAGTCGATCTCGTACGGCGCGATGGCCGAGCGCCAGCAGGCGCTCGCCGCCGAGATCCTGAAGGATCCGAACGTCGAGAGCCTCACGTCGTTCATCGGCGTCGACGGCACCAACATCACGCTTAACAGCGGCCGCATGCTGATCAACCTGAAGGCGCGCGACGCGCGCAGCGAGTCGGCCGCGCAGATCATTCGCGACCTGCAGCGGCGCGTCGCGAACGTGACCGGCATCTCGCTGTTCATGCAGGCCGTGCAGGATCTGACGATCGACTCGACCGTGAGCCCGACGCAATACCAGTTCATGCTGACGAGCCCGAACCCCGAAGAGTTCGCGACCTGGGTGCCGAAGCTCGTCGCGCGGCTGCAGCAGGAGCCGTCGCTCGCCGACGTCGCGACCGATCTGCAGAGCAACGGGCAGTCGGTCTACGTCGAGATCGACCGCGCGAGCGCCGCGCGTTTCGGCATCACGCCGGCGACCGTCGACAACGCGCTGTACGACGCGTTCGGCCAGCGCATCGTGTCGACCATCTTCACGCAGTCGAACCAGTACCGCGTGATTCTCGAATCGGAGCCCCGCGAGCAGCATTACGCGCAGTCGCTGAACGACATCTATCTGCCGTCGGCCGGCGGCGGCCAGGTGCCGCTCGCGTCGATCGCGACGTTCCACGAACGGCCGTCGCCGCTGCTGGTCGCGCACCTGTCGCAGTTCCCGTCGACCACGATCTCGTTCAACCTCGCGCGGGGCGCGTCGCTCGGCGAGGCCGTGAAGGCGATCGGCGCGGCCGAGCACGACATCGGCCTGCCCGGCTCGTTCCAGACGCGCTTCCAGGGCGCGGCGCTCGCGTTCCAGGCGTCGCTGTCGAACCAGCTGTTCCTGATCCTGGCGGCGATCGTCACGATGTACATCGTGCTCGGCGTGCTGTACGAGAGCTACATCCATCCGATCACGATCCTGTCGACGCTGCCGTCGGCCGGCGTCGGCGCGCTGCTCGCGCTGATGATCACCGGCCACGACCTCGACATCATCGGCATCATCGGCATCGTGCTGCTGATCGGCATCGTCAAGAAGAACGCGATCATGATGATCGACTTCGCGCTCGAAGCCGAGCGCGTCGAAGGCAAGCCGCCGCGCGAGGCGATCTACCAGGCGTGCCTGCTGCGCTTCCGGCCGATCCTGATGACGACGCTCGCCGCGCTGCTCGGCGCGGTGCCGCTGATCGTCGGCGCCGGCGCGGGCTCCGAGCTGCGCCAGCCGCTCGGCATCGCGATCGCGGGCGGCCTGATCGTGTCGCAGGTGCTGACGCTGTTCACGACGCCGGTGATCTATCTCGGCTTCGACAGCCTCGCGCGCCGGACGCGCGGCTGGTTCGAGCGGCACGGCCCCGGCGCCGGCAAGCGGACCGGTGCGTAA